In Canis lupus dingo isolate Sandy chromosome 1, ASM325472v2, whole genome shotgun sequence, a single genomic region encodes these proteins:
- the PPP6R1 gene encoding serine/threonine-protein phosphatase 6 regulatory subunit 1 isoform X8 → MFWKFDLHTSSHLDTLLEREDLSLLELLDEEDVLQECKVVNRKLLDFLLQPPHLQAMVAWVTQEPPASGEERLRYKYPSVACEILTSDVPQINDALGADESLLNRLYGFLQSSGSLNPLLASFFSKVMGILINRKTDQLVSFLRKKDDFVDLLLQHIGTSAIMDLLLRLLTCVERPQLRQDVVNWLNEEKIVQRLIEQIHPSKDDNQHSNASQSLCDIIRLSREQMIQVQDSLEPDQLLTTLEKQETIEQLLSNMLEGEQSQSVIVSGIQVLLTLLEPRRPRSESVTVNNFFSSVDGQLELLAQATLDSSMSSVGALHALRPRLSRFHQLLLEPPELEPLRTTWGNLAPPLGNTRLHVVKLLASALSANDPALTQELLALDVPNTMLDLFFHYMFNNFLHAQVEFCVSAMLSAGPPSDSSLEMPVPNPVVKHLLQQCRLVERILTSWEENDLVQSTGGPRKGYMGHLTRLANALVQNTEKGPNAEQLGQLLKELPGEQQERWEAFVAGPLAETNKKNMVDLVSTHHLHSSSDDEDDRLKEFNFPEEAVLQQAFMDFQMQRMTSAFIDHFGFNDEEFGEQEESVNAPFDKTANITFSLNADDENPNANLLEICYKDRIQQFDDEDEDEEEGQGSGESDEEDGAWQGSQLARGARRGQPPGVRHPPSSIPSGSTAADRWFLGRSGGSTDSEEEEDDDEEDEDDGDGRVAGGGAGPPSYPSPGPQPPGPSWTATFDSVPTDALTGPRDSGEKEPSSGLFAPQGSLSIPRDLPALSLAGPVACTTLQLRSQDPVSPSAPQEATDGSKVAEPSAPCQSLVSIGDLQATLRGTCSTPSSLDSATRDPATSVPASGACQHPQTTEGEKSPEPSGLPHSQSAQALEPPPMPNGSAPGGPASLGSQ, encoded by the exons ATGTTTTGGAAGTTTGACTTACACACGAGCTCACACCTCGACACGCTGCTGGAGCGGGAAGACCTGAGCCTGCTTGAGCTACTGGACGAGGAGGACGTGCTACAGGAGTGCAAGGTCGTCAACCGCAAGTTACTGGACTTCTTGTTGCAGCCACCGCACTTGCAGGCCATGGTGGCCTGGGTCACCCAGGAGCCGCCAGCCAGTGGCGAGGAGCGACTGCGCTACAA gtACCCCAGTGTGGCCTGTGAGATCCTGACCTCAGATGTGCCCCAGATCAATGATGCGCTGGGTGCTGACGAGTCCCTCCTGAACCGGCTCTATGGCTTCCTACAGAGCAGCGGCAGCCTCAACCCACTGTTGGCCAGCTTCTTCAGCAAGGTCATGGGCATCCTCATTAACCGCAAGACAGACCAG ctTGTGTCCTTCCTGCGGAAGAAGGATGACTTCGTTGACCTGCTGCTACAGCACATTGGCACCTCAGCCATCATGGACCTCCTGCTGCGTCTCCTCACCTGCGTGGAGCGGCCACAGCTGAGGCAGGATGTGGTCAAC TGGCTCAACGAGGAGAAGATTGTGCAGCGGCTCATAGAACAGATCCACCCGTCGAAGGATGACAAT CAACATTCCAATGCATCCCAATCCCTGTGCGACATCATCCGCCTGAGCCGGGAGCAGATGATCCAGGTCCAAGACAGCCTAGAGCCCGACCAGCTGTTGACCACCCTGGAGAA GCAGGAGACGATTGAACAGCTCCTGAGCAACATGCTGGAGGGAGAGCAGAGCCAGTCTGTCATTGTGAGCGGGATCCAGGTGCTCCTGACCCTGCTGGAACCCCGAAGGCCAAG GTCCGAGTCTGTGACCGTGAACAACTTCTTTAGCAGTGTGGATGGGCAGCTGGAGCTTCTGGCCCAGGCGACCCTGGATAGCAGCATGTCCAGTGTGGGCGCCCTGCACGCCCTGCGCCCACGGCTCAGCCGTTTCCACCAGCTTCTGCTTGAGCCCCCTGAG CTGGAGCCACTGCGTACTACCTGGGGCAACCTGGCCCCGCCTCTGGGCAATACTCGGCTGCATGTGGTCAAGCTGCTGGCCAGCGCTCTGAGCGCCAACGACCCAGCCCTGACGCAGGAGCTCCTGGCACTGGATGTGCCCAACACCATGCTG GACCTCTTCTTCCACTACATGTTCAACAACTTCCTGCATGCCCAAGTGGAGTTCTGTGTGAGTGCCATGCTCAGTGCTGGGCCTCCTTCCGACAGCAGCCTTGAGATGCCTGTCCCAAATCCCGTTGTGAAACAT CTCCTGCAGCAGTGCCGCCTGGTGGAGCGCATCCTGACATCCTGGGAAGAGAACGACCTTGTGCA GTCTACCGGGGGCCCCCGCAAAGGCTACATGGGCCACCTGACGAGACTGGCCAACGCCCTGGTGCAGAACACGGAGAAGGGGCCCAATGCTGAGCAGCTGGGGCAGCTGCTGAAGG AACTGCCGGGTGAGCAGCAGGAGCGGTGGGAGGCCTTTGTGGCCGGACCCCTGGCCGAGACGAACAAGAAGAACATGGTGGACCTG GTGAGCACGCACCACCTGCACTCCTCCAGCGATGATGAGGACGACCGGCTCAAGGAGTTCAACTTCCCCGAGGAGGCAGTACTGCAGCAg GCCTTCATGGACTTCCAGATGCAGCGCATGACCTCAGCCTTCATCGACCACTTTGGCTTCAATGATGAGGAGTTTGGGGAGCAGGAAGAAAGCGTGAA TGCGCCTTTTGACAAGACAGCTAACATTACATTCTCCCTCAATGCTGACGACGAGAAC CCCAATGCCAACCTGCTGGAGATATGCTACAAGGACCGCATCCAGCAATTTGACGacgaggatgaggatgaggaggagggccAGGGCTCTGGGGAGTCTGATGAAGAGGATGGCGCCTGGCAGGGCAGCCAGCTGGCCAGAGGAGCCCGCCGCGGCCAGCCCCCGGGTGTGCG CCATCCaccctcctccatcccttctggCAGCACAGCCGCTGACAGGTGGTTTCtgggcaggagtgggggcagCACAGACAgcgaggaagaggaggatgacgACGAGGAGGACGAGGACGACGGTGACGGCCGTGTGGCTGGTGGGGGCGCCGGGCCCCCCTCTTATCCTAGCCCCGGCCCCCAGCCTCCGG gccccagctggaCAGCCACCTTTGACTCAGTGCCTACAGATGCCCTGACCGGCCCCCGAGACTCTGGGGAGAAGGAGCCGAGCTCTGGGCTCTTTGCCCCACAGGGGTCCCTCAGCATACCCCGGGAcctccctgccttgagcctggCCGGCCCTGTGGCCTGCACCACCCTGCAGCTCAG GTCTCAGGACCCCGTGTCCCCCTCAGCACCTCAGGAAGCCACAGATGGCAGCAAAGTAGCAGAGCCTTCGG CCCCCTGCCAGTCCTTGGTCAGCATTGGGGACCTCCAGGCCACACTCAGAGGGACATGCTCCACCCCCAGCTCCTTGGACAG TGCAACCAGAGACCCTGCTACCTCTGTTCCAGCCTCCGGGGCCTGCCAGCACCCCCAGACCACAGAGGGGGAGAAGAGCCCAGAGCCCTCAGGGCTCCCTCATAGCCAGAG TGCCCAGGCCCTTGAGCCACCTCCAATGCCCAATGGCTCTGCCCCCGGAGGGCCAGCGTCCCTGGGTTCCCA GTAA
- the PPP6R1 gene encoding serine/threonine-protein phosphatase 6 regulatory subunit 1 isoform X5: protein MFWKFDLHTSSHLDTLLEREDLSLLELLDEEDVLQECKVVNRKLLDFLLQPPHLQAMVAWVTQEPPASGEERLRYKYPSVACEILTSDVPQINDALGADESLLNRLYGFLQSSGSLNPLLASFFSKVMGILINRKTDQLVSFLRKKDDFVDLLLQHIGTSAIMDLLLRLLTCVERPQLRQDVVNWLNEEKIVQRLIEQIHPSKDDNQHSNASQSLCDIIRLSREQMIQVQDSLEPDQLLTTLEKQETIEQLLSNMLEGEQSQSVIVSGIQVLLTLLEPRRPRSESVTVNNFFSSVDGQLELLAQATLDSSMSSVGALHALRPRLSRFHQLLLEPPELEPLRTTWGNLAPPLGNTRLHVVKLLASALSANDPALTQELLALDVPNTMLDLFFHYMFNNFLHAQVEFCVSAMLSAGPPSDSSLEMPVPNPVVKHLLQQCRLVERILTSWEENDLVQSTGGPRKGYMGHLTRLANALVQNTEKGPNAEQLGQLLKELPGEQQERWEAFVAGPLAETNKKNMVDLVSTHHLHSSSDDEDDRLKEFNFPEEAVLQQAFMDFQMQRMTSAFIDHFGFNDEEFGEQEESVNAPFDKTANITFSLNADDENPNANLLEICYKDRIQQFDDEDEDEEEGQGSGESDEEDGAWQGSQLARGARRGQPPGVRSGGSTDSEEEEDDDEEDEDDGDGRVAGGGAGPPSYPSPGPQPPGPSWTATFDSVPTDALTGPRDSGEKEPSSGLFAPQGSLSIPRDLPALSLAGPVACTTLQLRSQDPVSPSAPQEATDGSKVAEPSAPCQSLVSIGDLQATLRGTCSTPSSLDSATRDPATSVPASGACQHPQTTEGEKSPEPSGLPHSQSAQALEPPPMPNGSAPGGPASLGSQ from the exons ATGTTTTGGAAGTTTGACTTACACACGAGCTCACACCTCGACACGCTGCTGGAGCGGGAAGACCTGAGCCTGCTTGAGCTACTGGACGAGGAGGACGTGCTACAGGAGTGCAAGGTCGTCAACCGCAAGTTACTGGACTTCTTGTTGCAGCCACCGCACTTGCAGGCCATGGTGGCCTGGGTCACCCAGGAGCCGCCAGCCAGTGGCGAGGAGCGACTGCGCTACAA gtACCCCAGTGTGGCCTGTGAGATCCTGACCTCAGATGTGCCCCAGATCAATGATGCGCTGGGTGCTGACGAGTCCCTCCTGAACCGGCTCTATGGCTTCCTACAGAGCAGCGGCAGCCTCAACCCACTGTTGGCCAGCTTCTTCAGCAAGGTCATGGGCATCCTCATTAACCGCAAGACAGACCAG ctTGTGTCCTTCCTGCGGAAGAAGGATGACTTCGTTGACCTGCTGCTACAGCACATTGGCACCTCAGCCATCATGGACCTCCTGCTGCGTCTCCTCACCTGCGTGGAGCGGCCACAGCTGAGGCAGGATGTGGTCAAC TGGCTCAACGAGGAGAAGATTGTGCAGCGGCTCATAGAACAGATCCACCCGTCGAAGGATGACAAT CAACATTCCAATGCATCCCAATCCCTGTGCGACATCATCCGCCTGAGCCGGGAGCAGATGATCCAGGTCCAAGACAGCCTAGAGCCCGACCAGCTGTTGACCACCCTGGAGAA GCAGGAGACGATTGAACAGCTCCTGAGCAACATGCTGGAGGGAGAGCAGAGCCAGTCTGTCATTGTGAGCGGGATCCAGGTGCTCCTGACCCTGCTGGAACCCCGAAGGCCAAG GTCCGAGTCTGTGACCGTGAACAACTTCTTTAGCAGTGTGGATGGGCAGCTGGAGCTTCTGGCCCAGGCGACCCTGGATAGCAGCATGTCCAGTGTGGGCGCCCTGCACGCCCTGCGCCCACGGCTCAGCCGTTTCCACCAGCTTCTGCTTGAGCCCCCTGAG CTGGAGCCACTGCGTACTACCTGGGGCAACCTGGCCCCGCCTCTGGGCAATACTCGGCTGCATGTGGTCAAGCTGCTGGCCAGCGCTCTGAGCGCCAACGACCCAGCCCTGACGCAGGAGCTCCTGGCACTGGATGTGCCCAACACCATGCTG GACCTCTTCTTCCACTACATGTTCAACAACTTCCTGCATGCCCAAGTGGAGTTCTGTGTGAGTGCCATGCTCAGTGCTGGGCCTCCTTCCGACAGCAGCCTTGAGATGCCTGTCCCAAATCCCGTTGTGAAACAT CTCCTGCAGCAGTGCCGCCTGGTGGAGCGCATCCTGACATCCTGGGAAGAGAACGACCTTGTGCA GTCTACCGGGGGCCCCCGCAAAGGCTACATGGGCCACCTGACGAGACTGGCCAACGCCCTGGTGCAGAACACGGAGAAGGGGCCCAATGCTGAGCAGCTGGGGCAGCTGCTGAAGG AACTGCCGGGTGAGCAGCAGGAGCGGTGGGAGGCCTTTGTGGCCGGACCCCTGGCCGAGACGAACAAGAAGAACATGGTGGACCTG GTGAGCACGCACCACCTGCACTCCTCCAGCGATGATGAGGACGACCGGCTCAAGGAGTTCAACTTCCCCGAGGAGGCAGTACTGCAGCAg GCCTTCATGGACTTCCAGATGCAGCGCATGACCTCAGCCTTCATCGACCACTTTGGCTTCAATGATGAGGAGTTTGGGGAGCAGGAAGAAAGCGTGAA TGCGCCTTTTGACAAGACAGCTAACATTACATTCTCCCTCAATGCTGACGACGAGAAC CCCAATGCCAACCTGCTGGAGATATGCTACAAGGACCGCATCCAGCAATTTGACGacgaggatgaggatgaggaggagggccAGGGCTCTGGGGAGTCTGATGAAGAGGATGGCGCCTGGCAGGGCAGCCAGCTGGCCAGAGGAGCCCGCCGCGGCCAGCCCCCGGGTGTGCG gagtgggggcagCACAGACAgcgaggaagaggaggatgacgACGAGGAGGACGAGGACGACGGTGACGGCCGTGTGGCTGGTGGGGGCGCCGGGCCCCCCTCTTATCCTAGCCCCGGCCCCCAGCCTCCGG gccccagctggaCAGCCACCTTTGACTCAGTGCCTACAGATGCCCTGACCGGCCCCCGAGACTCTGGGGAGAAGGAGCCGAGCTCTGGGCTCTTTGCCCCACAGGGGTCCCTCAGCATACCCCGGGAcctccctgccttgagcctggCCGGCCCTGTGGCCTGCACCACCCTGCAGCTCAG GTCTCAGGACCCCGTGTCCCCCTCAGCACCTCAGGAAGCCACAGATGGCAGCAAAGTAGCAGAGCCTTCGG CCCCCTGCCAGTCCTTGGTCAGCATTGGGGACCTCCAGGCCACACTCAGAGGGACATGCTCCACCCCCAGCTCCTTGGACAG TGCAACCAGAGACCCTGCTACCTCTGTTCCAGCCTCCGGGGCCTGCCAGCACCCCCAGACCACAGAGGGGGAGAAGAGCCCAGAGCCCTCAGGGCTCCCTCATAGCCAGAG TGCCCAGGCCCTTGAGCCACCTCCAATGCCCAATGGCTCTGCCCCCGGAGGGCCAGCGTCCCTGGGTTCCCAGTGA
- the PPP6R1 gene encoding serine/threonine-protein phosphatase 6 regulatory subunit 1 isoform X6 — MFWKFDLHTSSHLDTLLEREDLSLLELLDEEDVLQECKVVNRKLLDFLLQPPHLQAMVAWVTQEPPASGEERLRYKYPSVACEILTSDVPQINDALGADESLLNRLYGFLQSSGSLNPLLASFFSKVMGILINRKTDQLVSFLRKKDDFVDLLLQHIGTSAIMDLLLRLLTCVERPQLRQDVVNWLNEEKIVQRLIEQIHPSKDDNQHSNASQSLCDIIRLSREQMIQVQDSLEPDQLLTTLEKQETIEQLLSNMLEGEQSQSVIVSGIQVLLTLLEPRRPRSESVTVNNFFSSVDGQLELLAQATLDSSMSSVGALHALRPRLSRFHQLLLEPPELEPLRTTWGNLAPPLGNTRLHVVKLLASALSANDPALTQELLALDVPNTMLDLFFHYMFNNFLHAQVEFCVSAMLSAGPPSDSSLEMPVPNPVVKHLLQQCRLVERILTSWEENDLVQSTGGPRKGYMGHLTRLANALVQNTEKGPNAEQLGQLLKELPGEQQERWEAFVAGPLAETNKKNMVDLVSTHHLHSSSDDEDDRLKEFNFPEEAVLQQAFMDFQMQRMTSAFIDHFGFNDEEFGEQEESVNAPFDKTANITFSLNADDENPNANLLEICYKDRIQQFDDEDEDEEEGQGSGESDEEDGAWQGSQLARGARRGQPPGVRHPPSSIPSGSTAADRWFLGRSGGSTDSEEEEDDDEEDEDDGDGRVAGGGAGPPSYPSPGPQPPGPSWTATFDSVPTDALTGPRDSGEKEPSSGLFAPQGSLSIPRDLPALSLAGPVACTTLQLRSQDPVSPSAPQEATDGSKVAEPSAPCQSLVSIGDLQATLRGTCSTPSSLDSATRDPATSVPASGACQHPQTTEGEKSPEPSGLPHSQR, encoded by the exons ATGTTTTGGAAGTTTGACTTACACACGAGCTCACACCTCGACACGCTGCTGGAGCGGGAAGACCTGAGCCTGCTTGAGCTACTGGACGAGGAGGACGTGCTACAGGAGTGCAAGGTCGTCAACCGCAAGTTACTGGACTTCTTGTTGCAGCCACCGCACTTGCAGGCCATGGTGGCCTGGGTCACCCAGGAGCCGCCAGCCAGTGGCGAGGAGCGACTGCGCTACAA gtACCCCAGTGTGGCCTGTGAGATCCTGACCTCAGATGTGCCCCAGATCAATGATGCGCTGGGTGCTGACGAGTCCCTCCTGAACCGGCTCTATGGCTTCCTACAGAGCAGCGGCAGCCTCAACCCACTGTTGGCCAGCTTCTTCAGCAAGGTCATGGGCATCCTCATTAACCGCAAGACAGACCAG ctTGTGTCCTTCCTGCGGAAGAAGGATGACTTCGTTGACCTGCTGCTACAGCACATTGGCACCTCAGCCATCATGGACCTCCTGCTGCGTCTCCTCACCTGCGTGGAGCGGCCACAGCTGAGGCAGGATGTGGTCAAC TGGCTCAACGAGGAGAAGATTGTGCAGCGGCTCATAGAACAGATCCACCCGTCGAAGGATGACAAT CAACATTCCAATGCATCCCAATCCCTGTGCGACATCATCCGCCTGAGCCGGGAGCAGATGATCCAGGTCCAAGACAGCCTAGAGCCCGACCAGCTGTTGACCACCCTGGAGAA GCAGGAGACGATTGAACAGCTCCTGAGCAACATGCTGGAGGGAGAGCAGAGCCAGTCTGTCATTGTGAGCGGGATCCAGGTGCTCCTGACCCTGCTGGAACCCCGAAGGCCAAG GTCCGAGTCTGTGACCGTGAACAACTTCTTTAGCAGTGTGGATGGGCAGCTGGAGCTTCTGGCCCAGGCGACCCTGGATAGCAGCATGTCCAGTGTGGGCGCCCTGCACGCCCTGCGCCCACGGCTCAGCCGTTTCCACCAGCTTCTGCTTGAGCCCCCTGAG CTGGAGCCACTGCGTACTACCTGGGGCAACCTGGCCCCGCCTCTGGGCAATACTCGGCTGCATGTGGTCAAGCTGCTGGCCAGCGCTCTGAGCGCCAACGACCCAGCCCTGACGCAGGAGCTCCTGGCACTGGATGTGCCCAACACCATGCTG GACCTCTTCTTCCACTACATGTTCAACAACTTCCTGCATGCCCAAGTGGAGTTCTGTGTGAGTGCCATGCTCAGTGCTGGGCCTCCTTCCGACAGCAGCCTTGAGATGCCTGTCCCAAATCCCGTTGTGAAACAT CTCCTGCAGCAGTGCCGCCTGGTGGAGCGCATCCTGACATCCTGGGAAGAGAACGACCTTGTGCA GTCTACCGGGGGCCCCCGCAAAGGCTACATGGGCCACCTGACGAGACTGGCCAACGCCCTGGTGCAGAACACGGAGAAGGGGCCCAATGCTGAGCAGCTGGGGCAGCTGCTGAAGG AACTGCCGGGTGAGCAGCAGGAGCGGTGGGAGGCCTTTGTGGCCGGACCCCTGGCCGAGACGAACAAGAAGAACATGGTGGACCTG GTGAGCACGCACCACCTGCACTCCTCCAGCGATGATGAGGACGACCGGCTCAAGGAGTTCAACTTCCCCGAGGAGGCAGTACTGCAGCAg GCCTTCATGGACTTCCAGATGCAGCGCATGACCTCAGCCTTCATCGACCACTTTGGCTTCAATGATGAGGAGTTTGGGGAGCAGGAAGAAAGCGTGAA TGCGCCTTTTGACAAGACAGCTAACATTACATTCTCCCTCAATGCTGACGACGAGAAC CCCAATGCCAACCTGCTGGAGATATGCTACAAGGACCGCATCCAGCAATTTGACGacgaggatgaggatgaggaggagggccAGGGCTCTGGGGAGTCTGATGAAGAGGATGGCGCCTGGCAGGGCAGCCAGCTGGCCAGAGGAGCCCGCCGCGGCCAGCCCCCGGGTGTGCG CCATCCaccctcctccatcccttctggCAGCACAGCCGCTGACAGGTGGTTTCtgggcaggagtgggggcagCACAGACAgcgaggaagaggaggatgacgACGAGGAGGACGAGGACGACGGTGACGGCCGTGTGGCTGGTGGGGGCGCCGGGCCCCCCTCTTATCCTAGCCCCGGCCCCCAGCCTCCGG gccccagctggaCAGCCACCTTTGACTCAGTGCCTACAGATGCCCTGACCGGCCCCCGAGACTCTGGGGAGAAGGAGCCGAGCTCTGGGCTCTTTGCCCCACAGGGGTCCCTCAGCATACCCCGGGAcctccctgccttgagcctggCCGGCCCTGTGGCCTGCACCACCCTGCAGCTCAG GTCTCAGGACCCCGTGTCCCCCTCAGCACCTCAGGAAGCCACAGATGGCAGCAAAGTAGCAGAGCCTTCGG CCCCCTGCCAGTCCTTGGTCAGCATTGGGGACCTCCAGGCCACACTCAGAGGGACATGCTCCACCCCCAGCTCCTTGGACAG TGCAACCAGAGACCCTGCTACCTCTGTTCCAGCCTCCGGGGCCTGCCAGCACCCCCAGACCACAGAGGGGGAGAAGAGCCCAGAGCCCTCAGGGCTCCCTCATAGCCAGAG GTAA
- the PPP6R1 gene encoding serine/threonine-protein phosphatase 6 regulatory subunit 1 isoform X3, producing the protein MFWKFDLHTSSHLDTLLEREDLSLLELLDEEDVLQECKVVNRKLLDFLLQPPHLQAMVAWVTQEPPASGEERLRYKYPSVACEILTSDVPQINDALGADESLLNRLYGFLQSSGSLNPLLASFFSKVMGILINRKTDQLVSFLRKKDDFVDLLLQHIGTSAIMDLLLRLLTCVERPQLRQDVVNWLNEEKIVQRLIEQIHPSKDDNQHSNASQSLCDIIRLSREQMIQVQDSLEPDQLLTTLEKQETIEQLLSNMLEGEQSQSVIVSGIQVLLTLLEPRRPSVDGQLELLAQATLDSSMSSVGALHALRPRLSRFHQLLLEPPELEPLRTTWGNLAPPLGNTRLHVVKLLASALSANDPALTQELLALDVPNTMLDLFFHYMFNNFLHAQVEFCVSAMLSAGPPSDSSLEMPVPNPVVKHLLQQCRLVERILTSWEENDLVQSTGGPRKGYMGHLTRLANALVQNTEKGPNAEQLGQLLKELPGEQQERWEAFVAGPLAETNKKNMVDLVSTHHLHSSSDDEDDRLKEFNFPEEAVLQQAFMDFQMQRMTSAFIDHFGFNDEEFGEQEESVNAPFDKTANITFSLNADDENPNANLLEICYKDRIQQFDDEDEDEEEGQGSGESDEEDGAWQGSQLARGARRGQPPGVRHPPSSIPSGSTAADRWFLGRSGGSTDSEEEEDDDEEDEDDGDGRVAGGGAGPPSYPSPGPQPPGPSWTATFDSVPTDALTGPRDSGEKEPSSGLFAPQGSLSIPRDLPALSLAGPVACTTLQLRSQDPVSPSAPQEATDGSKVAEPSAPCQSLVSIGDLQATLRGTCSTPSSLDSATRDPATSVPASGACQHPQTTEGEKSPEPSGLPHSQSAQALEPPPMPNGSAPGGPASLGSQ; encoded by the exons ATGTTTTGGAAGTTTGACTTACACACGAGCTCACACCTCGACACGCTGCTGGAGCGGGAAGACCTGAGCCTGCTTGAGCTACTGGACGAGGAGGACGTGCTACAGGAGTGCAAGGTCGTCAACCGCAAGTTACTGGACTTCTTGTTGCAGCCACCGCACTTGCAGGCCATGGTGGCCTGGGTCACCCAGGAGCCGCCAGCCAGTGGCGAGGAGCGACTGCGCTACAA gtACCCCAGTGTGGCCTGTGAGATCCTGACCTCAGATGTGCCCCAGATCAATGATGCGCTGGGTGCTGACGAGTCCCTCCTGAACCGGCTCTATGGCTTCCTACAGAGCAGCGGCAGCCTCAACCCACTGTTGGCCAGCTTCTTCAGCAAGGTCATGGGCATCCTCATTAACCGCAAGACAGACCAG ctTGTGTCCTTCCTGCGGAAGAAGGATGACTTCGTTGACCTGCTGCTACAGCACATTGGCACCTCAGCCATCATGGACCTCCTGCTGCGTCTCCTCACCTGCGTGGAGCGGCCACAGCTGAGGCAGGATGTGGTCAAC TGGCTCAACGAGGAGAAGATTGTGCAGCGGCTCATAGAACAGATCCACCCGTCGAAGGATGACAAT CAACATTCCAATGCATCCCAATCCCTGTGCGACATCATCCGCCTGAGCCGGGAGCAGATGATCCAGGTCCAAGACAGCCTAGAGCCCGACCAGCTGTTGACCACCCTGGAGAA GCAGGAGACGATTGAACAGCTCCTGAGCAACATGCTGGAGGGAGAGCAGAGCCAGTCTGTCATTGTGAGCGGGATCCAGGTGCTCCTGACCCTGCTGGAACCCCGAAGGCCAAG TGTGGATGGGCAGCTGGAGCTTCTGGCCCAGGCGACCCTGGATAGCAGCATGTCCAGTGTGGGCGCCCTGCACGCCCTGCGCCCACGGCTCAGCCGTTTCCACCAGCTTCTGCTTGAGCCCCCTGAG CTGGAGCCACTGCGTACTACCTGGGGCAACCTGGCCCCGCCTCTGGGCAATACTCGGCTGCATGTGGTCAAGCTGCTGGCCAGCGCTCTGAGCGCCAACGACCCAGCCCTGACGCAGGAGCTCCTGGCACTGGATGTGCCCAACACCATGCTG GACCTCTTCTTCCACTACATGTTCAACAACTTCCTGCATGCCCAAGTGGAGTTCTGTGTGAGTGCCATGCTCAGTGCTGGGCCTCCTTCCGACAGCAGCCTTGAGATGCCTGTCCCAAATCCCGTTGTGAAACAT CTCCTGCAGCAGTGCCGCCTGGTGGAGCGCATCCTGACATCCTGGGAAGAGAACGACCTTGTGCA GTCTACCGGGGGCCCCCGCAAAGGCTACATGGGCCACCTGACGAGACTGGCCAACGCCCTGGTGCAGAACACGGAGAAGGGGCCCAATGCTGAGCAGCTGGGGCAGCTGCTGAAGG AACTGCCGGGTGAGCAGCAGGAGCGGTGGGAGGCCTTTGTGGCCGGACCCCTGGCCGAGACGAACAAGAAGAACATGGTGGACCTG GTGAGCACGCACCACCTGCACTCCTCCAGCGATGATGAGGACGACCGGCTCAAGGAGTTCAACTTCCCCGAGGAGGCAGTACTGCAGCAg GCCTTCATGGACTTCCAGATGCAGCGCATGACCTCAGCCTTCATCGACCACTTTGGCTTCAATGATGAGGAGTTTGGGGAGCAGGAAGAAAGCGTGAA TGCGCCTTTTGACAAGACAGCTAACATTACATTCTCCCTCAATGCTGACGACGAGAAC CCCAATGCCAACCTGCTGGAGATATGCTACAAGGACCGCATCCAGCAATTTGACGacgaggatgaggatgaggaggagggccAGGGCTCTGGGGAGTCTGATGAAGAGGATGGCGCCTGGCAGGGCAGCCAGCTGGCCAGAGGAGCCCGCCGCGGCCAGCCCCCGGGTGTGCG CCATCCaccctcctccatcccttctggCAGCACAGCCGCTGACAGGTGGTTTCtgggcaggagtgggggcagCACAGACAgcgaggaagaggaggatgacgACGAGGAGGACGAGGACGACGGTGACGGCCGTGTGGCTGGTGGGGGCGCCGGGCCCCCCTCTTATCCTAGCCCCGGCCCCCAGCCTCCGG gccccagctggaCAGCCACCTTTGACTCAGTGCCTACAGATGCCCTGACCGGCCCCCGAGACTCTGGGGAGAAGGAGCCGAGCTCTGGGCTCTTTGCCCCACAGGGGTCCCTCAGCATACCCCGGGAcctccctgccttgagcctggCCGGCCCTGTGGCCTGCACCACCCTGCAGCTCAG GTCTCAGGACCCCGTGTCCCCCTCAGCACCTCAGGAAGCCACAGATGGCAGCAAAGTAGCAGAGCCTTCGG CCCCCTGCCAGTCCTTGGTCAGCATTGGGGACCTCCAGGCCACACTCAGAGGGACATGCTCCACCCCCAGCTCCTTGGACAG TGCAACCAGAGACCCTGCTACCTCTGTTCCAGCCTCCGGGGCCTGCCAGCACCCCCAGACCACAGAGGGGGAGAAGAGCCCAGAGCCCTCAGGGCTCCCTCATAGCCAGAG TGCCCAGGCCCTTGAGCCACCTCCAATGCCCAATGGCTCTGCCCCCGGAGGGCCAGCGTCCCTGGGTTCCCA GTAA